The proteins below are encoded in one region of Oncorhynchus masou masou isolate Uvic2021 chromosome 15, UVic_Omas_1.1, whole genome shotgun sequence:
- the LOC135555571 gene encoding myocardin-related transcription factor A-like isoform X5, whose translation MPPLKSPAAFHEQRRSLERARTEDYLKRKIRSRPERSELVRMHILEEHVPDGCWLANPLCAVCSETSVEPSLQAKQLQLKRARLADDLNDKISHRPGPMELIHKNILPVHSSIKQAIIETDFPKVAGEISSFDEDSSDTLSPEQPIGQESPLGHGPLPSPPDVLACNSTPTQFLTQVPPPPPPLSPFHGPCQPVKLSNGTAVLRTGPALIKSQPKPTSERPPQRSKKPKDNKPKVRKLKYHQYIPPDQKADHEPPPQLDSTYAKILHQQQLFLQLQILNQQQQHYNYHTILPAPPKPLTDQPPPTNGPSPSPAVPAPSTSSSSQSAPSRQNVTHVGGVTLGCLPPNLDDLKVAELKHELKLRSLPVSGTKNDLIERLRNYQAQQDSRGGGSATTTTAGGATGSGAGAPKTNHPTQQQQKQLLLLQQQQLSQHQALSSVVHQSGEAGVVTLATFPFMTTAPQQIMHFGSTSSSPPVSPAPSDRSLAGMSPDETSCNGDSFGEMVSSPLTQLSLHPSPQHLGTIKEELSGSAPTACQFPMAALQKRLQVAPPFVNKDQMLQEKDKQIEALTCMLRQKQRLVETLRVQLEQGKRGGRDAPPEPLGLVRVKEEPPDIPSIPSTFCPIARSPTPSQCHMEVTIKQEVGDVEEAVEPSLEAPPQQVQLEQIQAQQRSQLEQLKLQQMQQINALQLAQQQALQQLLLQQNLQKHRSQQRKKKSHKQQLKQQQQQQQLLSQQQQQIQSKNQQLLQSKHQQQQILQAQQQQQQILQAQQQQQQLKSQQVSQMFLNQQSRSTTSFPLDLLKTHSTPTLVTDSNGNHFLIALTNHCAESQGSETPQGTPQGKASNRIILQRLQSTPTKLPSQSPLQLSSSDTQSKPKTQPGLVKQPTRKGQKAGLQVSTNHSPGVELSFSAPPNLQPFFPNDDSSPSEKDASPSPPAQTEDLSPGLDHEPLFSPPSPKQTPSPNPPDDKDNGSTQHMDDLFDILIQTGEISATFKPAPDPSLARLRPNTPSPSRSQAPSPLQLQLHFSPPTPPEPETPKPSPGEEELQAPATIDQDVSNTGSGRLEDFLESTTGKPLLGVEPGGPLTLIDDLHSQMLSTPSILDHTSSPMDTYELSGYTANPPGLDFEDHALDSMDWLDITMGGASNEIAGLAPLGPLGPHTPPSVFSADFLDSSDLQLHWDSCL comes from the exons agaCAGACTTCCCCAAGGTTGCTGGGGAGATATCCTCCTTTGATGAGGACAGTAGTGATACTCTCTCTCCTGAGCAGCCCATTGGTCAGGAGTCTCCGCTGGGCCACggccctctgccctctccccctGACGTCCTAGCTTGCAACAGCACCCCCACACAGTTTCTCACTCAGGTTCCTCCGccaccccctcctctttctcccttccaTGGGCCCTGCCAACCAGTGAAGTTGAGCAATGGGACAGCAGTTCTGAGAACCGGCCCTGCACTGATCAAG TCCCAGCCAAAGCCCACCTCAGAGCGCCCCCCTCAGCGATCCAAGAAGCCCAAGGACAACAAGCCCAAGGTGAGGAAGCTGAAGTACCACCAGTACATCCCCCCGGACCAGAAGGCCGACCACGAGCCGCCCCCTCAGCTGGACTCCACCTACGCCAAGATCCTCCACCAGCAGCAGCTCTTCCTCCAGCTGCAGATCCTCAACCAGCAGCAGCAACACTACAACTACCACACCATCCTTCCTGCACCACccaa accACTAACAGATCAACCACCTCCCACCAAtggcccctctccttctccggcCGTGCCCGCCCCCTCGACATCCTCCTCCAGTCAAAGTGCACCAAGCCGGCAGAATGTCACACATGTAGGAGGGGTCACACTAGGTTGTTTGCCTCCTAACCTGGACGACCTGAAG GTGGCTGAACTGAAGCATGAGCTCAAACTGCGGAGCTTGCCTGTATCAGGCACCAAGAATGACCTCATCGAGCGGTTGAGGAACTACCAGGCTCAGCAGGACagtcgtggtggtggtagtgcaaCAACTACAACAGCAGGGGGTGCCACAGGGTCTGGGGCCGGAGCGCCCAAAACCAACCacccaacacaacaacaacaaaaacaactactactactacaacaacagcAACTTTCCCAACACCAGGCCCTGTCCTCTGTGGTCCACCAATCAGGAGAAGCAGGTGTGGTAACCTTGGCAACCTTCCCGTTCATGACCACTGCTCCACAGCAGATCATGCACTTTGGCAGCACTAGCTCCTCCCCGCCAGTCTCTCCTGCCCCCTCGGACCGCTCGCTAGCTGGGATGAGCCCAGACGAGACGAGCTGTAATGGAGACTCATTTGGGGAGATG GTAAGCTCTCCACTCACCCAGCTaagcctccatccctccccccagCACCTTGGCACTATCAAAGAGGAGTTGAGCGGCTCGGCCCCAACAGCCTGCCAGTTCCCCATGGCTGCTCTGCAGAAACGCTTGCAAGTAGCACCCCCGTTTGTGAACAAGGACCAGATGCTGCAGGAGAAGGACAAGCAGATTGAGGCGCTGACGTGCATGCTAAGACAGAAACAGCGGCTGGTGGAGACCCTGCGCGTCCAGCTGGAACAGGGCAAGAGAGGGGGCCGGGACGCCCCCCCAGAACCCCTGGGCCTTGTCAGGGTGAAGGAAGAGCCCCCAGACATCCCCAGCATCCCCTCCACATTTTGCCCCATTGCCCGCTCCCCGACTCCTTCCCAGTGCCACATGGAGGTCACCATCAAGCAGGAGGTCGGAGATGTGGAAGAGGCCGTGGAGCCGTCCTTGGAAGCCCCACCTCAGCAGGTGCAGCTGGAGCAGATCCAGGCGCAGCAGCGGTCGCAGCTCGAGCAGCTGAAGCTACAGCAGATGCAGCAGATCAACGCGCTGCAGCTGGCACAGCAGCAGGCCTTGCAGCAGCTGCTCCTCCAGCAGAATCTGCAGAAACACCGCTCACAGCAGAGGAAGAAGAAGTCCCACAAGCAACAGCTcaagcagcaacagcagcagcaacagctaCTGTCCCAACAACAACAGCAGATACAATCAAAGAACCAACAGCTATTACAGTCAAAGCATCAACAACAGCAGATATTGCaggcacaacaacaacaacagcagataTTGCaggcacaacaacaacagcagcagctgaAGTCACAACAG GTGTCTCAGATGTTCCTCAATCAGCAGTCGCGCTCCACCACTTCCTTCCCCTTGGATCTCCTCAAGACACACTCCACACCtaccctggtgacagacagcaaCGGCAACCATTTCCTCATCGCACTGACCAATCACTGTGCCGAGAGCCAAGGGAGTGAAACGCCACAAGGCACTCCACAGGGCAAAGCATCCAATCGCATCATACTGCAG AGACTGCAGTCAACTCCCACCAAGCTGCCCAGCCAATCCCCTCTTCAGTTGTCCAGCAGTGACACCCAATCAAAACCAAAAACTCAACCAGGCCTCGTGAAACAGCCAACCAGAAAG GGACAGAAGGCGGGGCTGCAGGTGTCAACCAATCACTCCCCAGGGGTCGAGCTCTCCTTCTCTGCCCCACCCAATCTCCAGCCTTTCTTCCCCAATGATGACTCCTCCCCATCTGAAAAAGacgcctccccctctcctccagctcaAACG GAGGATTTGAGTCCAGGTCTTGACCATGAACCCCTGTTCAGCCCTCCTTCTCCCAAACAGACGCCCTCCCCTAACCCACCGGATGACAAG GATAATGGATCCACCCAGCATATGGACGACCTCTTCGACATCCTGATTCAGACAGGAG aaaTCTCAGCCACCTTCAAACCAGCACCCGACCCTTCCCTGGCGCGATTGCGCCCCAATACCCCTTCCCCTTCCCGCTCTCaggccccctcccctctccagctTCAACTCCACTTCTCGCCCCCCACCCCTCCCGAACCCGAGACCCCCAAGCCGAGCCCAGGGGAAGAGGAGCTGCAGGCGCCGGCCACCATTGACCAGGACGTAAGCAACACCGGAAGTGGACGTCTGGAGGACTTCCTGGAGAGCACCACGGGCAAACCCCTCCTGGGAGTGGAGCCTGGCGGGCCCCTGACCCTGATTGATGACCTTCACAGTCAAATGCTGAGCACCCCCAGCATCCTGGACCACACATCCTCGCCCATGGACACCTATGAGCTGTCGGGCTACACGGCCAACCCCCCTGGCCTGGACTTCGAAGACCATGCCCTGGACAGCATGGATTGGCTGGATATCACCATGGGAGGGGCGAGCAACGAGATTGCAGGGCTCGCCCCACTGGGTCCCCTGGGCCCCCACACTCCCCCCAGCGTCTTCTCAGCAGACTTTCTGGACAGTTCAGACCTGCAGCTCCACTGGGACTCCTGCTTATAG
- the LOC135555571 gene encoding myocardin-related transcription factor A-like isoform X6, producing MHILEEHVPDGCWLANPLCAVCSETSVEPSLQAKQLQLKRARLADDLNDKISHRPGPMELIHKNILPVHSSIKQAIIETDFPKVAGEISSFDEDSSDTLSPEQPIGQESPLGHGPLPSPPDVLACNSTPTQFLTQVPPPPPPLSPFHGPCQPVKLSNGTAVLRTGPALIKSQPKPTSERPPQRSKKPKDNKPKVRKLKYHQYIPPDQKADHEPPPQLDSTYAKILHQQQLFLQLQILNQQQQHYNYHTILPAPPKPLTDQPPPTNGPSPSPAVPAPSTSSSSQSAPSRQNVTHVGGVTLGCLPPNLDDLKVAELKHELKLRSLPVSGTKNDLIERLRNYQAQQDSRGGGSATTTTAGGATGSGAGAPKTNHPTQQQQKQLLLLQQQQLSQHQALSSVVHQSGEAGVVTLATFPFMTTAPQQIMHFGSTSSSPPVSPAPSDRSLAGMSPDETSCNGDSFGEMVSSPLTQLSLHPSPQHLGTIKEELSGSAPTACQFPMAALQKRLQVAPPFVNKDQMLQEKDKQIEALTCMLRQKQRLVETLRVQLEQGKRGGRDAPPEPLGLVRVKEEPPDIPSIPSTFCPIARSPTPSQCHMEVTIKQEVGDVEEAVEPSLEAPPQQVQLEQIQAQQRSQLEQLKLQQMQQINALQLAQQQALQQLLLQQNLQKHRSQQRKKKSHKQQLKQQQQQQQLLSQQQQQIQSKNQQLLQSKHQQQQILQAQQQQQQILQAQQQQQQLKSQQVSQMFLNQQSRSTTSFPLDLLKTHSTPTLVTDSNGNHFLIALTNHCAESQGSETPQGTPQGKASNRIILQRLQSTPTKLPSQSPLQLSSSDTQSKPKTQPGLVKQPTRKGQKAGLQVSTNHSPGVELSFSAPPNLQPFFPNDDSSPSEKDASPSPPAQTEDLSPGLDHEPLFSPPSPKQTPSPNPPDDKDNGSTQHMDDLFDILIQTGEISATFKPAPDPSLARLRPNTPSPSRSQAPSPLQLQLHFSPPTPPEPETPKPSPGEEELQAPATIDQDVSNTGSGRLEDFLESTTGKPLLGVEPGGPLTLIDDLHSQMLSTPSILDHTSSPMDTYELSGYTANPPGLDFEDHALDSMDWLDITMGGASNEIAGLAPLGPLGPHTPPSVFSADFLDSSDLQLHWDSCL from the exons agaCAGACTTCCCCAAGGTTGCTGGGGAGATATCCTCCTTTGATGAGGACAGTAGTGATACTCTCTCTCCTGAGCAGCCCATTGGTCAGGAGTCTCCGCTGGGCCACggccctctgccctctccccctGACGTCCTAGCTTGCAACAGCACCCCCACACAGTTTCTCACTCAGGTTCCTCCGccaccccctcctctttctcccttccaTGGGCCCTGCCAACCAGTGAAGTTGAGCAATGGGACAGCAGTTCTGAGAACCGGCCCTGCACTGATCAAG TCCCAGCCAAAGCCCACCTCAGAGCGCCCCCCTCAGCGATCCAAGAAGCCCAAGGACAACAAGCCCAAGGTGAGGAAGCTGAAGTACCACCAGTACATCCCCCCGGACCAGAAGGCCGACCACGAGCCGCCCCCTCAGCTGGACTCCACCTACGCCAAGATCCTCCACCAGCAGCAGCTCTTCCTCCAGCTGCAGATCCTCAACCAGCAGCAGCAACACTACAACTACCACACCATCCTTCCTGCACCACccaa accACTAACAGATCAACCACCTCCCACCAAtggcccctctccttctccggcCGTGCCCGCCCCCTCGACATCCTCCTCCAGTCAAAGTGCACCAAGCCGGCAGAATGTCACACATGTAGGAGGGGTCACACTAGGTTGTTTGCCTCCTAACCTGGACGACCTGAAG GTGGCTGAACTGAAGCATGAGCTCAAACTGCGGAGCTTGCCTGTATCAGGCACCAAGAATGACCTCATCGAGCGGTTGAGGAACTACCAGGCTCAGCAGGACagtcgtggtggtggtagtgcaaCAACTACAACAGCAGGGGGTGCCACAGGGTCTGGGGCCGGAGCGCCCAAAACCAACCacccaacacaacaacaacaaaaacaactactactactacaacaacagcAACTTTCCCAACACCAGGCCCTGTCCTCTGTGGTCCACCAATCAGGAGAAGCAGGTGTGGTAACCTTGGCAACCTTCCCGTTCATGACCACTGCTCCACAGCAGATCATGCACTTTGGCAGCACTAGCTCCTCCCCGCCAGTCTCTCCTGCCCCCTCGGACCGCTCGCTAGCTGGGATGAGCCCAGACGAGACGAGCTGTAATGGAGACTCATTTGGGGAGATG GTAAGCTCTCCACTCACCCAGCTaagcctccatccctccccccagCACCTTGGCACTATCAAAGAGGAGTTGAGCGGCTCGGCCCCAACAGCCTGCCAGTTCCCCATGGCTGCTCTGCAGAAACGCTTGCAAGTAGCACCCCCGTTTGTGAACAAGGACCAGATGCTGCAGGAGAAGGACAAGCAGATTGAGGCGCTGACGTGCATGCTAAGACAGAAACAGCGGCTGGTGGAGACCCTGCGCGTCCAGCTGGAACAGGGCAAGAGAGGGGGCCGGGACGCCCCCCCAGAACCCCTGGGCCTTGTCAGGGTGAAGGAAGAGCCCCCAGACATCCCCAGCATCCCCTCCACATTTTGCCCCATTGCCCGCTCCCCGACTCCTTCCCAGTGCCACATGGAGGTCACCATCAAGCAGGAGGTCGGAGATGTGGAAGAGGCCGTGGAGCCGTCCTTGGAAGCCCCACCTCAGCAGGTGCAGCTGGAGCAGATCCAGGCGCAGCAGCGGTCGCAGCTCGAGCAGCTGAAGCTACAGCAGATGCAGCAGATCAACGCGCTGCAGCTGGCACAGCAGCAGGCCTTGCAGCAGCTGCTCCTCCAGCAGAATCTGCAGAAACACCGCTCACAGCAGAGGAAGAAGAAGTCCCACAAGCAACAGCTcaagcagcaacagcagcagcaacagctaCTGTCCCAACAACAACAGCAGATACAATCAAAGAACCAACAGCTATTACAGTCAAAGCATCAACAACAGCAGATATTGCaggcacaacaacaacaacagcagataTTGCaggcacaacaacaacagcagcagctgaAGTCACAACAG GTGTCTCAGATGTTCCTCAATCAGCAGTCGCGCTCCACCACTTCCTTCCCCTTGGATCTCCTCAAGACACACTCCACACCtaccctggtgacagacagcaaCGGCAACCATTTCCTCATCGCACTGACCAATCACTGTGCCGAGAGCCAAGGGAGTGAAACGCCACAAGGCACTCCACAGGGCAAAGCATCCAATCGCATCATACTGCAG AGACTGCAGTCAACTCCCACCAAGCTGCCCAGCCAATCCCCTCTTCAGTTGTCCAGCAGTGACACCCAATCAAAACCAAAAACTCAACCAGGCCTCGTGAAACAGCCAACCAGAAAG GGACAGAAGGCGGGGCTGCAGGTGTCAACCAATCACTCCCCAGGGGTCGAGCTCTCCTTCTCTGCCCCACCCAATCTCCAGCCTTTCTTCCCCAATGATGACTCCTCCCCATCTGAAAAAGacgcctccccctctcctccagctcaAACG GAGGATTTGAGTCCAGGTCTTGACCATGAACCCCTGTTCAGCCCTCCTTCTCCCAAACAGACGCCCTCCCCTAACCCACCGGATGACAAG GATAATGGATCCACCCAGCATATGGACGACCTCTTCGACATCCTGATTCAGACAGGAG aaaTCTCAGCCACCTTCAAACCAGCACCCGACCCTTCCCTGGCGCGATTGCGCCCCAATACCCCTTCCCCTTCCCGCTCTCaggccccctcccctctccagctTCAACTCCACTTCTCGCCCCCCACCCCTCCCGAACCCGAGACCCCCAAGCCGAGCCCAGGGGAAGAGGAGCTGCAGGCGCCGGCCACCATTGACCAGGACGTAAGCAACACCGGAAGTGGACGTCTGGAGGACTTCCTGGAGAGCACCACGGGCAAACCCCTCCTGGGAGTGGAGCCTGGCGGGCCCCTGACCCTGATTGATGACCTTCACAGTCAAATGCTGAGCACCCCCAGCATCCTGGACCACACATCCTCGCCCATGGACACCTATGAGCTGTCGGGCTACACGGCCAACCCCCCTGGCCTGGACTTCGAAGACCATGCCCTGGACAGCATGGATTGGCTGGATATCACCATGGGAGGGGCGAGCAACGAGATTGCAGGGCTCGCCCCACTGGGTCCCCTGGGCCCCCACACTCCCCCCAGCGTCTTCTCAGCAGACTTTCTGGACAGTTCAGACCTGCAGCTCCACTGGGACTCCTGCTTATAG